A part of Helicobacter fennelliae genomic DNA contains:
- the trpB gene encoding tryptophan synthase subunit beta produces the protein MNHKPYLKQFPDEKGFFGAYGGSYVPENIAKAMEEINTAYNLIAQNSDFIAELRKIRKHFQGRPTPIYFAHNLTHKYGGAGIYLKREDLNHTGAHKLNHCMGEGLLAKFMGKKKLIAETGAGQHGVALATAAAYFGLECEIHMGEVDIAKEHPNVVRMKILGAKVVPVSFGAKTLKEAVDSAFEAYLKDPINSMYAIGSVVGPHPFPKMVRDFQTIVGVESKEQFLEMTGELPDIVIACVGGGSNAMGIFSGFIDDAVELIGVEPLGMGDALGDHAASLTYGSEGIMHGFNSIMLKSSDNNPAPVYSIASGLDYPSVGPEHAYLHHIKRTQVATISDKEAISAFFDLSKQEGIIPAIESSHALAHALKIAPTLKGKKILVNLSGRGDKDIDFVVEKYGYGESL, from the coding sequence ATGAATCACAAACCCTATCTCAAGCAATTTCCTGATGAAAAAGGCTTTTTTGGCGCGTATGGTGGAAGCTATGTGCCTGAAAATATCGCAAAAGCAATGGAAGAGATTAATACCGCGTATAATCTCATCGCGCAAAATAGCGACTTTATCGCCGAGCTTCGCAAAATCCGCAAGCACTTTCAAGGGCGTCCCACGCCAATTTACTTCGCGCACAATCTCACCCACAAATACGGCGGTGCTGGAATCTACCTCAAACGCGAAGATCTTAATCACACCGGCGCACACAAGCTCAATCACTGCATGGGCGAGGGTTTGCTTGCCAAATTTATGGGCAAAAAAAAGCTCATCGCAGAAACAGGAGCAGGACAGCATGGAGTCGCGCTTGCCACGGCAGCAGCATATTTTGGGCTTGAGTGCGAGATACACATGGGAGAAGTTGATATTGCAAAAGAGCACCCAAATGTCGTGCGAATGAAGATTCTCGGCGCAAAGGTTGTGCCTGTGAGCTTTGGGGCAAAAACCCTTAAAGAAGCGGTAGATTCTGCGTTTGAGGCATATCTCAAAGATCCTATCAATAGCATGTATGCAATCGGCTCTGTCGTAGGTCCTCACCCATTTCCTAAAATGGTGCGCGATTTTCAGACGATTGTCGGTGTAGAATCTAAAGAGCAGTTTTTGGAGATGACAGGCGAATTGCCCGATATTGTGATCGCTTGCGTTGGCGGAGGAAGTAATGCTATGGGTATTTTTAGCGGATTTATCGATGATGCAGTGGAGCTTATTGGTGTTGAGCCATTAGGAATGGGTGATGCCCTTGGCGATCACGCAGCAAGTCTGACTTATGGAAGTGAGGGCATTATGCATGGATTTAATTCGATTATGCTTAAAAGCTCTGATAATAATCCAGCACCTGTGTATAGCATAGCAAGCGGGCTAGATTATCCATCAGTTGGTCCAGAGCACGCCTACCTTCACCATATCAAACGCACGCAAGTTGCGACTATAAGCGACAAAGAAGCCATAAGTGCGTTTTTTGATCTTAGCAAGCAAGAAGGCATTATCCCCGCGATAGAATCTAGCCATGCTCTAGCCCATGCGCTCAAAATCGCGCCCACACTCAAAGGCAAAAAAATCCTTGTCAATCTTAGCGGAAGAGGCGATAAAGATATTGATTTTGTCGTAGAAAAATATGGCTATGGAGAATCCTTATAG
- a CDS encoding pilus assembly FimT family protein, translated as MCAAFSVLEFVFVIVLAGIVFGFGIPKLNISLHMAASSLLAHIRYTQHLALNDSLRFYTLGQTNFLTSMHPSINAQKLLDDKNFWQIQFHQSGIYTFNSYSIFFDTPRTSATTDRDNQPMPGDIIAINGQNKKCLSGYSNVNVAIECRNNMEINVRLHEYYGIESISLVSPDACQEMGTFRILFNAFGEPFCSKLATPLTQPLRIILTKNNQSKTICVLHKTGFSFISKDDQCRI; from the coding sequence ATGTGCGCTGCATTTAGTGTATTAGAATTTGTTTTTGTGATTGTGCTTGCTGGGATTGTTTTTGGGTTTGGGATTCCAAAGCTTAATATCTCGCTTCATATGGCTGCCTCATCTTTGCTCGCGCACATTCGCTACACACAGCATTTAGCCCTCAATGACTCGCTTAGATTCTACACTTTAGGGCAGACGAACTTCCTCACTTCTATGCACCCATCAATCAACGCCCAAAAACTGCTTGATGATAAAAATTTCTGGCAAATCCAATTCCACCAAAGCGGAATCTACACGTTCAATAGTTATAGTATATTTTTTGATACGCCAAGAACTTCAGCCACGACAGATAGAGATAATCAGCCAATGCCCGGCGATATTATCGCTATCAATGGACAAAACAAAAAATGCCTCTCAGGATACAGCAATGTCAATGTCGCGATAGAATGTCGCAACAATATGGAAATCAATGTGCGATTGCATGAATATTATGGCATAGAATCTATCAGCCTTGTAAGCCCTGATGCGTGCCAAGAGATGGGGACTTTTAGGATTTTGTTTAACGCATTTGGAGAGCCTTTTTGCTCCAAACTCGCCACACCACTCACGCAACCACTTCGGATTATCCTCACCAAAAACAACCAAAGCAAAACAATCTGTGTGCTTCATAAAACCGGATTTAGCTTTATTTCAAAAGACGATCAATGCAGAATCTAA
- a CDS encoding glycosyltransferase family 39 protein has protein sequence MTSKKYSKDSLRSYLQLRLAIWLEKHSHTKRKFTIIDVWFVILLSINILSLLFMVSEISISFKESEKLLFPSSLLFWWIDFVTEIFGANDYSLRGSCIAIHCCNVILLYMIGRLYLKKPSDSLFLVAIYMLLPGINFSAILLYESGFIIFMLLLICYIHLRYKRIPYILIFAGGLLNLALSVLFIALGIYAIRHKKTKTFIACIVGFGINMFAYSSDIGGTPSAHFLDALGELAMLFSPFLFLYYIYALYAGVARRKDDTLMIYISVSGLILTLLLSFRQEINIMNFAPLCVVGLPIMVFDFFNNMRVRLKIYRLKFKVRIFIICGVLCLETFMIFGNKLTYLFSPKPNFASNYYIAKDLAHILLSSNINGIKIQDHKLALRLNFYGINAGNTYCLYSDTKHQTKHKGETITIKYLGVVVARYTLVKNNACRI, from the coding sequence ATGACTTCAAAGAAATACTCTAAAGATTCTCTTCGCTCATATCTGCAACTCCGCCTTGCGATATGGCTTGAAAAGCACTCGCACACAAAGCGCAAATTTACAATCATTGATGTGTGGTTTGTGATTTTGCTTAGTATCAATATCTTAAGTCTTTTATTTATGGTATCAGAAATCTCAATTAGCTTCAAAGAAAGCGAGAAGCTTTTGTTTCCATCTTCGCTTTTGTTTTGGTGGATTGATTTTGTAACTGAAATATTTGGAGCAAATGATTATAGCTTGCGAGGAAGTTGCATTGCTATCCATTGCTGTAATGTGATTTTGCTTTATATGATTGGCAGATTGTATCTCAAAAAGCCAAGCGATAGTTTGTTTTTGGTCGCGATATACATGCTTTTGCCCGGAATTAATTTTAGTGCGATTTTGCTTTATGAGAGTGGATTTATTATTTTTATGCTTTTGCTGATATGCTATATCCATTTGCGCTATAAGCGGATTCCATATATTCTTATCTTTGCAGGCGGACTTCTTAATCTCGCCCTAAGCGTGCTATTTATCGCTCTTGGAATCTATGCGATACGACACAAAAAGACAAAAACATTTATCGCTTGCATTGTCGGCTTTGGGATCAATATGTTTGCGTATTCTAGCGATATTGGCGGGACTCCAAGCGCGCATTTTCTTGATGCGCTAGGTGAGTTGGCGATGTTATTTTCGCCTTTTTTGTTTCTTTATTATATTTATGCGCTTTATGCTGGAGTTGCGCGTAGAAAAGATGATACATTGATGATATATATTTCTGTATCAGGGCTTATCCTCACACTTTTGCTGTCATTTCGTCAAGAAATCAATATTATGAATTTTGCGCCTTTGTGTGTGGTTGGCTTGCCAATTATGGTGTTTGATTTTTTTAATAATATGCGCGTAAGGCTCAAAATCTATCGCTTAAAGTTTAAGGTCAGAATCTTTATCATTTGTGGTGTGCTTTGCCTTGAGACATTTATGATTTTTGGTAATAAACTCACCTATCTTTTTAGCCCAAAGCCAAACTTTGCTTCAAATTATTATATCGCCAAAGATCTCGCGCATATTCTTCTATCTTCAAACATCAATGGCATAAAAATTCAAGATCACAAGCTTGCGCTGCGACTTAATTTTTATGGAATCAATGCTGGAAATACATACTGCTTATATAGTGATACAAAGCACCAAACAAAGCACAAAGGAGAGACAATCACAATCAAATATCTAGGCGTAGTAGTGGCGCGATATACATTAGTCAAAAATAATGCTTGTCGCATTTAG
- the ilvA gene encoding threonine ammonia-lyase, translating into MLPLQKIQEARQTIAPIIEYIPLSFAPRLSSLLQTNIYLKKENLQRTGAFKIRGAFNKIASMDKKLRANGVIAASAGNHAQGVAYSASYFQIPAIIVMPEATPLLKVLSTKSLGAEVVLHGDNYDESYAKAAQIAKERNLSFIHPFADEEVIAGQGTIALEMIEDQDLDYVLVPIGGGGLISGILSAYKALKPHTKIIGITAKGAPAMRESFYSKQIHNAKSVRTIADGIAVRDVNVLNFSYICEGVDAIIEVDDEEIASAILYLLENQKLVVEGAGATGIAALMHNKLPLKPNDKVGVVLSGGNIDVTMLNLIIQKGLIKSHRRMHFQVVLVDKAGSLQSLTNILTKVDANIVQIDFDRTSASLAYGDAYVIIALETKGESHQKQIRQELKANGYDFKEIL; encoded by the coding sequence ATGTTACCATTGCAAAAAATCCAAGAAGCAAGGCAAACGATCGCGCCTATTATCGAATACATTCCGCTTTCATTTGCGCCTAGACTTAGCTCATTACTTCAGACAAATATCTATCTCAAAAAAGAAAATCTCCAGCGCACAGGCGCATTTAAAATCCGCGGGGCGTTTAACAAAATCGCCTCAATGGACAAAAAGCTAAGAGCCAATGGTGTAATCGCTGCAAGTGCCGGTAATCACGCACAAGGCGTGGCGTATTCGGCGTCATATTTTCAGATTCCAGCAATCATTGTCATGCCGGAAGCAACGCCCCTACTTAAAGTCCTCTCGACGAAATCACTAGGCGCAGAAGTTGTGCTACATGGCGATAATTATGATGAATCCTACGCTAAAGCCGCGCAAATTGCCAAAGAGCGCAATCTTAGCTTTATCCACCCATTTGCTGATGAGGAAGTCATCGCCGGACAAGGCACAATCGCCCTAGAGATGATAGAGGATCAGGATTTGGATTATGTGCTTGTGCCTATTGGTGGTGGTGGGCTTATAAGCGGAATCCTCTCAGCCTACAAAGCCCTAAAACCACATACAAAAATTATCGGCATAACCGCAAAAGGCGCGCCAGCAATGCGAGAGAGCTTTTATTCAAAGCAAATCCACAATGCAAAGTCTGTCCGCACAATCGCTGATGGAATCGCCGTTCGAGATGTCAATGTGCTGAATTTTAGCTACATTTGTGAAGGAGTTGATGCGATTATTGAAGTTGATGATGAGGAGATAGCTTCAGCTATTTTGTATCTGCTTGAAAATCAAAAGCTTGTCGTTGAAGGTGCCGGAGCCACAGGGATTGCTGCACTTATGCATAACAAACTGCCACTAAAGCCCAATGATAAAGTCGGAGTCGTGCTTAGTGGTGGCAATATCGATGTAACAATGCTTAATCTAATCATTCAAAAAGGGCTTATCAAATCACATAGAAGAATGCATTTTCAAGTCGTGCTTGTCGATAAAGCAGGCTCATTACAATCTCTTACAAACATCTTAACCAAAGTCGATGCAAACATCGTCCAAATCGATTTTGATCGCACTTCAGCAAGCCTTGCTTATGGTGATGCGTATGTGATTATCGCCCTTGAGACAAAAGGAGAATCTCATCAAAAACAAATCCGCCAAGAACTTAAGGCAAACGGATATGACTTCAAAGAAATACTCTAA